A genomic stretch from Deinococcus malanensis includes:
- a CDS encoding sulfite exporter TauE/SafE family protein, with translation MADTIFLLTVALTFLLAGLVKGVTGLGLPTLSLAVLTAVMGLQSAMALILVPSFMTNVWQAATGRNFSTILRRLWPFLLTATAGIWLGAQALTWAHASFLPALLGVLLVAYAVTGLRGLKIVIDRAWEGWTGPLFGTVNGVLTGLTGSFVFPGVLYLQAIGLPKDSLVQAMGMLFTSSTVGLALALGGQQLLTTRLGLLSLGAVLPAVIGMMLGQQLRRRIPESSFRRVFLVSLLLLGLYIMAMSVQ, from the coding sequence ATGGCCGACACCATCTTCCTCCTGACGGTTGCCCTGACCTTCTTGCTTGCAGGATTGGTGAAAGGCGTGACCGGACTTGGGCTTCCTACCCTGTCGCTGGCCGTGCTAACCGCCGTGATGGGCCTGCAATCGGCGATGGCACTCATTCTGGTGCCGTCTTTCATGACCAATGTCTGGCAGGCAGCGACCGGCAGAAATTTTTCGACCATCCTACGTCGCCTCTGGCCATTCCTGCTGACCGCTACCGCTGGGATCTGGCTGGGTGCGCAGGCCCTGACGTGGGCTCATGCCTCCTTCCTCCCGGCGCTGCTTGGCGTCCTCCTGGTGGCCTATGCAGTTACCGGACTTCGTGGCCTGAAGATTGTTATTGACCGCGCCTGGGAGGGATGGACGGGACCGCTTTTTGGAACAGTCAACGGTGTGTTGACCGGGCTGACCGGTTCGTTCGTGTTTCCTGGCGTGCTTTACCTGCAGGCCATTGGCTTACCGAAAGACTCGCTCGTACAGGCGATGGGAATGCTCTTTACCTCTTCAACGGTCGGACTCGCTCTCGCGCTTGGTGGTCAGCAACTACTTACCACGCGACTGGGCCTTCTTTCACTCGGCGCGGTCCTTCCGGCCGTGATCGGGATGATGCTGGGCCAACAGTTGCGGCGCAGGATCCCAGAAAGCAGCTTCCGACGCGTTTTTCTGGTCTCCCTCCTGCTTCTTGGGCTCTATATCATGGCCATGTCGGTTCAATAA